In Pseudomonadales bacterium, a single window of DNA contains:
- a CDS encoding toluene tolerance protein, with protein sequence MMSANDYFVLRGDAEVIEADGHGEKVLRLRDGSYLKLFRRKRLLSSALWYPYARRFADHAVTLERLGIPCPQIIAVHRFPGIRRDVVHYHPLPGATLRQLVQGNRVECETPALRTRLGRFVARLHDLGVFFRSIHLGNIVLDDDGRLGLIDIADMKIASRPLSRPRRRRNLVHLLRYREDGAWLLSDHGQAFAEGYVMQAGPDWSTQIVQAWLCKEHNTVSGERGRS encoded by the coding sequence ATGATGAGTGCCAACGACTACTTCGTGCTGCGGGGTGATGCCGAAGTCATCGAGGCCGATGGCCACGGCGAAAAGGTGTTGCGACTTCGCGATGGCAGCTACCTGAAGCTTTTCCGACGCAAGCGGCTGCTGTCTTCCGCACTCTGGTACCCATACGCGCGACGATTTGCAGACCATGCCGTCACGCTGGAGCGGTTGGGCATACCCTGCCCGCAGATCATCGCCGTTCATCGCTTTCCGGGCATTCGGCGCGATGTGGTCCACTACCACCCGTTGCCAGGTGCCACATTGCGGCAGCTCGTCCAGGGCAATCGAGTCGAGTGTGAGACGCCCGCATTGCGGACCCGGCTTGGTCGCTTCGTTGCACGGCTGCACGATCTGGGGGTCTTTTTCCGCTCCATCCATCTTGGCAACATCGTGCTCGACGACGACGGCCGACTCGGGCTCATCGATATCGCCGACATGAAGATCGCAAGCCGCCCGTTGTCGCGCCCCAGGCGCAGACGCAACCTGGTGCACCTGCTGCGCTATCGCGAAGACGGGGCGTGGCTGCTGAGTGATCATGGGCAAGCCTTTGCCGAGGGGTATGTCATGCAAGCTGGTCCAGACTGGTCCACGCAGATCGTGCAGGCTTGGCTGTGCAAAGAGCACAACACGGTATCTGGCGAGCGGGGCCGTTCCTGA